The genomic region CGTGCTTTGGCCCAGCGAAACCACGCGTTCCGGGGCCGCATCAAATTGCAACATAGTGCCGCAGTTCTCGATACTCAGCGGATATTCGGTTGCGGACGCAAATGAAACAGATGAAATAAGACCAGCGGCAAACACCCCGACCGCCAGTACACGTTTATCGTGATTGATCACTTTTAGTTCCCTCTTGCTGATGCGCTGATCCGGGACCGTTTTGGATGATCCAGCTCCAACACATCGTCAAATGTTATGTTATAACATAACATCACCTTTGCTGCTGTCAATGGACTGGCAAAAGTGTCAGGAGATGGCGGAAGATGTCGGCCTTAAAGCTTAGAAAACCTGGGCTAAACTGTTGGGCCAAGACACGTACCGACATTCTCCGGGGCACCCCGCCCGGTCCGTCGTCTTCGTGTCGGCAGGTCTCCTGGCTTACGGGTCAACGCATTTTCCCTGGCCTTCCCGGGTTGATCCCAGTGGCATTGGTCAGAAAAATGCTCGCCGCCTACAGTTGCGGGGGCAGCTTCGGTTAATGAGCCCATATTCGGCCCATCTCGAATTCCCTTTATCCGATATTCGGATACCGACACGTCACGGTTAGATTAAACCAAAAACACGGTCAAGGAAATTGGCAGACCACCAGTGGCATTAACGCTGCGCCTCCATGCATAAAAAGCAATTGATACGACCTTGAATTTGCCATGTTTCATCCCGATTACCTCCACACTGCCGGGTATGCTTTCCCGACACCTCAAACCACAGGAATGTGATGAACATGACGACTTCTGTTGAACGCAGACGCTTTTTGAAATCCATCGCGGCAGCCGGTCTTATCCTGCCGGGAATGTCGATCTATCAGCATGCTTTGGCAGATGTCGACGGCCTTGATCTGGGTTCGGCACAGCCGTTTGATTTTGCCGATCTGATTGCACGCGCCAAATCCATGGCCGCATCGGCATATGAAGCACCCATTGCGCCAAACCCGGAAATTGTCGGCAAGATCGATTACGACACCCATGGCAAGCTGCATTACAAACGCGACCATTCGCCGTTTTCCGATGGATCAGGCACCTATCCGCTGACCTTCTTCCATCTGGGTATGTATTTCGCCAAACCGGTGCATATGTACCTTTTGGAAAACGGACAGGCACGCGAAGTGATCTATAAGCCCGATTACTTTGACATGCCTGAAGACAGCATTGCCCGCCAGTTGCCTGCCAATAGCGGCTTTGCCGGTTTCCGCCTGCATGAAAATCAGGCGCGCGATGACTGGAAAACCCAGGACTGGGCGGCGTTTCTTGGCGCATCGTACTTCCGCGCCATTGGCGATGAAGGCCAATATGGCCTGTCGGCGCGCGGCATTGCGGTCAATACGGCGACCTCGGTTCCCGAAGAATTCCCCGATTTCCGTCAATTCTTTATCGAACCGGCCAAAAACCCCGAAGACCCGGTCACGGTCTATGCCCTGCTGGATGGGCCCAGCATCACGGGGGCTTATAAATTCCTGCTTTATCGCGGCGAAGGGGTGACGATGGATGTCGAAAAACATCTGTTTTTGCGCAAAGACATCGAACGGCTTGGCATCGCACCGCTGACCAGCATGTTCTGGTATTCCGAACAGAACAAATCGTTCCGCTTTGACTGGCGCCCGGAAGTGCATGACAGCGACGGGCTGGAGCTTTGGACCGGCGGCGGCGAACGCATCTGGCGACAGCTCAATAACCCGGAAACCATCCGTGCATCGGCGTTTGGCGACAATAACCCGCGTGGCTTTGGTCTGATGCAGCGCGATCGCGATGTGAAGAACTATCTGGATGGTGTGCGTTATCACCGCCGCCCCAGCCTGTGGGTCGAACCGCAGGGGGACTGGAATGACGGTGCGGTGCAGTTGATCGAAATCCCGACCGACGATGAAATCCACGATAACATTGCCGCCTTCTGGGTCCCGAATGGCCCCGCCAAGGCGGGCAATGCGTATCAATTCAAATACCGCCTGTATTGGCAGGCCCATAACCCGTTCCCGGTCAAGGAACTGGCGCGTGCGACCGCAACCCGCATGGGCCGTGGCGGAGAGCCCGGCACCAACCGGCCCAAGGACGAAATCAAGTTTTCGGTCGAGTTCGAGGGTGAGGTTCTGGGAACCCTTGCCTACGGCGAATTCCCTGAAGTGGTTGTGACATCCTCGCGCGGGGAGATTGTCCGCACCAAGATCGAACCGATCATGGATACCCGCATCTGGCGGGCGGCCTTTGACCTTAAGGCGGCGGGCAATGATCCGGTTGACCTGCGCATGTATCTGAAACGCGGTGACGGCCCCTTAAGTGAAACCTGGATGTTCCAGCACCTGCCGGCCGTTGGCAACCAGCAACAGGGTTAATGTTAATGCGGGGCCATGTCGGCAGACTGGCTGGCCCCGCCCTGCCCAAGGATCGCCATGACATCGCGGATTGGCGGTGCCCCAAACATGCGGGCATATTCGCGGCTGAACTGTGACGCGCTTTCATACCCGACCGCGTAGGCCGCAGATGCCGCATCCTTCATTTCGGCCAGCATGATCTGACGCGCCGTGGTCAGGCGGAGCCGCTTTTGGTACTGAAGCGGGCTCATGGCTGTCACCTGTTTGAAGTGGTGATGGAAGGAAGACGGGCTCATATTGGCACGATTTGCCAAGTCTTCCACCTTAAGCGGCTTGTCGAAATTATCCTTGATCAGTTGAAGGGCTGCCGAGATGCGCTGCATATTGCTGCCGCCGATGGCAAGCCCCGCAATCGCCGCCCCCTTGGCGGTACATAACAAGCGATAATGCACTTCGCGCATCAAAAGCGGCAACATCACCGGCACATCATCGGGACGATCAAGCAGCTCAACCACCCGCAAGACAGCATCAGTCAGGCTTTCGGTTGTCTTTTCAACAAAAAGCCCGCGTGTGCTTTCTCCGTCTGCGCCCATCTTGATATCCATGTTGGCAACAAGTTCGCCAAGGATCTTCGCATCCAGATCAAGTGACAGGCTGCGATACGGCGCATCCTCGGCCGCCAGCGTCACATGGCCAACAAGTGGCAAATCGACCGATGCCGCCAGCAGTTGGCCGGGCTCATAGCGATAAAGCTCATCCCCCAGCGTGACTTCCTTTGCGCCTGAGATAATCAGACACAGGCAAGGCTTGTAAATCGTTGGCACCTTGAGGGTCGGACCGGTTGACCGAAACATCCAGACCGGCTCAACAGCCGTGCGCACAGCACCGTCCGCCTCGCAGTATTTGTCAATCAGGCCACACAGCTTCTGATAGCTATCCATCGCAAAACCCTTTGTTTTCCATAGGCCCACTATACACGCGCCTTCACGCGGACAAAGCACTCAATCTCGAATTTGGAGGATTAGGCAATCCAATTCCAGTTCTGTGTATTCATCAATCGGGGATTTATCGACAGAGTAGGCGCCACGACACAAACACCGACACACCAACCCAAGGAGCATGTCATGTCGAACCCGATCAACCATGTCGAAAACAAAACCGTTATCATCACCGGTGCCAGCAGCGGCATTGGCGAAGCCACCGCCCGCCTTCTTGCCTCCCGCGGGGCCAATGTGGTTCTTGGCGCACGCCGTACAGAACGCCTTGATGAGATTGCCACCGAAATCGAAGCTGCTGGCGGCCGTGCCATGGCCCGTTCGGTGGATGTCACCAATGCCGATAGCGTCGAGGCACTGGTTTACAACGCAAACAACCTTTATGGCCGTGTGGATGCGATCTTCAACAATGCCGGCGTGATGCCGCTTGCCCCGATGTCGGCACTGAAAACCGACGAATGGGACAACATGATCAACGTCAATATTCGCGGTGTTCTGAACGGCATTGCAGCTGTCCTGCCGCTGTTTGAACAACAGGGTGGCGGCCATGTCATCAACACCGCGTCCATTGCGGCACATAACGTATATTCAAGTGCTGCTGTCTATTGCGGAACCAAATACGCGGTCTGGGCGATTTCCGAAGGCCTGCGTCAGGAAAGTACCAATGTCCGTGTCACCACCATTTCGCCGGGCGTGGTCGAGACCGAACTGGGTCACGATATTTCCGATCCGAACAGCAAGGAGCTTCTGACCCAGTTCCGTCAGATATCCCTGACCCCGGATGCGATTGCGCGGGCTGTGCTTTATGCCCTTGATCAGCCCGCAGATGTCGACATCAACGAAGTTATTGTCCGCCCGACGGCATCGGCATTTTGATGAAGATCATTCTGCAATCCTTGTGTTTTCTTTCCATGCTGGTGGTGTTCGCATCACCAGCATGGCCCCAACAGGAGGCCGGTATGAACAAAAGCGCTGAAATCGCCCCGCACCCGTATGTCGGCATGTGGGTGACCAAGGATGGTCATATCCGCCAGAAACTGCGTGCCGACGGCCGCTATGACGAGGCCCGTGGCGAACGGAAGTCAGCCTATCAGGGCGACTATCAGGTTTCAGGCAACTACATCACCTATCAGGATGACACCGGTTTTACCGCCGATGGCTATTTCGAAAATGATGTCCTGTATCACGGTGGCATGGTGATGTTTCGTGAAACAGCCAAAGACTAAGCAGCCTTTTCAGTCAAAAAGACTGAGGCACTAGAAATATTGCGCCTCTCCGAATAAATCGGAGCGCTAACTAGACCACTCGCCAAGAACAAATTGCATGAAATCTTCTGGTGTTGTCTCAGAGAGGCCTTCCTCATGCATCTTTTCGGCCCATTGAATGAGACCTTGAGCCATTTTGGAAGTTCCGTTCACGGGCTGAATATACTCTATCCATAATTCAATTTCTCTAACAGTGACATCGCGCTTAATACACAACAACTCCGCAGTGTGGATTAATTGCCCTGCCAATTCACGATCTATAACCTTTTCAGGCTCCGACCAGTGAGAATTGCCGTAGCAGTCAGTGTATAAACCCAATTGTTTAACGCTATTGAGCAAAACTGTGTGCTCGCCGTTTCTGTCGACCACTGAAGAAAAATCTTTAAGGTATCTACCTCCATCCTTTGCAAGACTTGGAAGTATCCAAGCACCGTTTTTTGATCGATGATCTCGATAGCGCTTCCATTCCTTGGAAACTTCAGGGGCGTCACCCGCAAGTACTATGCTCCGAATGATAGAGGATTTTCCGGCTTCCTCTATTGCCAAAGCCGCAATAGAGGAAGCTGTTGGATATCTCATTTCGCTGAATAGCAACTTGGCGTCGTCCAACAAACGACGCGCATTTCTGAAGGCGGCATTTATGCCCTCCGCAGCAGTCGATGGACTAAGTGTGCCCCTGAATTCCTCAGGCTTTCCCTTCGTCACCATTAAAAAATCCTAGTAGAGAAAAACCGGAGCCGAGTGTTCCCTTTGCCAAGAAAGCTTTCCAAAACCAGGTTTCTGGAAAGGGAATATGGTCAATCAATTCACCTCAGAGATCCAAAGAAATCCCTCAAAAGCTTGGCCGCCTCTACCTCGCCAATGCCGCCATAGACTTCCGGGCGGTGATGGCAGCTTGTGCTTTCAAACACGCGCGGGCCGTGATCAACGCCACCACCCTTGGGGTCATAGGCCCCGAAATAAACCCGCCGCAGACGGGCAAATGAAATGGCGGTTGCGCACATCGGGCAAGGTTCAAGCGTGACATACAGATCGCAATTGGGAAGTCTTGGTTCGCCCTTGGCCCCGGCAGCGGCCCGGATGACGAGGATTTCGGCGTGTGCCGTTGGATCGTTCATTTCCTCGGTCAGGTTTCCGGCACGTGCCAAAACCTCGCCGCTATCAGCATCGACCAGAACGGCACCGACGGGCACTTCGCCCCGACGCGCGGCAGCGCGGGCTTCTTCAAGTGCCATATCCATATAGCTGTCTGCACTCATGATCTTTCCATCCCGCTTGTGCCATCTGACAAATCAGGTCGATTGTCAGGGCTGATCTTGTTTTTACTTCATTTTAGGGCGTGTATGCTCACAGTGCTACCATGCAGATAATGGGTCAAGCCATCATCTGGCAGGTTGCCGGAGAAGCTTTACTGGCGACGGCCCGCAGAAACGCATGGACCATCCGCGTGAATTGCCGTTGCCCTTAAAGGGTTACACAGGTAGTTTCCGCGTGACTTTATTCGCGAACCTGTCACCAGCATCAAGGCTATTTCGATCATGACCACGCGCAAGCCGATCATTGGTATCACACTCGATTCCGAAGAACCGGGGGGCTATTCCAAATTCCCTTGGTATGCGCTGCGTGAAAACTATGCCGGTGCGGTAACCGAGGCGGGCGGCATTCCAATGCCTTTGCCCCACGAGGTGGAACTGGTTCCCGATCTGCTGGATCTTATTGACGGACTGGTCGTGACCGGTGGCGCGTTTGACGTGGATCCGAGCCTGTTTGGTGCGACGGAAAAACACGACACGGTTGTCACCAAGGACCGACGCACCAAATTTGAATGGGCGATGGCCGAAGGCGCGCTTAAGCGCGACATGCCGGTTCTGGGCATTTGCGGTGGTCAGCAGCTTTTGAACGTTATTCTGGGCGGGTCGTTGATCCAGCATATCCCGGATGCGGTTGAAAACTGCCTGCCCCACGAACAGCCGAACCCGCGCAACGAGCCCGGCCATGATGTCACCGTCGAGCCCGATACGCTTCTGGCCAAGATCGTTGGCGATGTGAAAAGTCTTTCGGTCAATTCCGCCCACCACCAGGCGGTGGCGGGTGTTGGCCCGGATGTGATCATCAATTCCTATGCCCCTGATGGCGTGATCGAGGGGATTGAGCATCCGAAATATCGTTATTGTCTCGGGGTCCAGTGGCATCCCGAATTCCATATCAGTTCGGGCGATGCGAAGATTTTCGACGCCCTGATTTCCGAGGCCCGCAAATGAGCGACAAGAACACCACCCCGGATGACAACAAGCCCGAACGCATTGCCAAGCGCATTGCGCGAT from Thalassospira indica harbors:
- a CDS encoding glucan biosynthesis protein — its product is MTTSVERRRFLKSIAAAGLILPGMSIYQHALADVDGLDLGSAQPFDFADLIARAKSMAASAYEAPIAPNPEIVGKIDYDTHGKLHYKRDHSPFSDGSGTYPLTFFHLGMYFAKPVHMYLLENGQAREVIYKPDYFDMPEDSIARQLPANSGFAGFRLHENQARDDWKTQDWAAFLGASYFRAIGDEGQYGLSARGIAVNTATSVPEEFPDFRQFFIEPAKNPEDPVTVYALLDGPSITGAYKFLLYRGEGVTMDVEKHLFLRKDIERLGIAPLTSMFWYSEQNKSFRFDWRPEVHDSDGLELWTGGGERIWRQLNNPETIRASAFGDNNPRGFGLMQRDRDVKNYLDGVRYHRRPSLWVEPQGDWNDGAVQLIEIPTDDEIHDNIAAFWVPNGPAKAGNAYQFKYRLYWQAHNPFPVKELARATATRMGRGGEPGTNRPKDEIKFSVEFEGEVLGTLAYGEFPEVVVTSSRGEIVRTKIEPIMDTRIWRAAFDLKAAGNDPVDLRMYLKRGDGPLSETWMFQHLPAVGNQQQG
- a CDS encoding AraC family transcriptional regulator, with translation MDSYQKLCGLIDKYCEADGAVRTAVEPVWMFRSTGPTLKVPTIYKPCLCLIISGAKEVTLGDELYRYEPGQLLAASVDLPLVGHVTLAAEDAPYRSLSLDLDAKILGELVANMDIKMGADGESTRGLFVEKTTESLTDAVLRVVELLDRPDDVPVMLPLLMREVHYRLLCTAKGAAIAGLAIGGSNMQRISAALQLIKDNFDKPLKVEDLANRANMSPSSFHHHFKQVTAMSPLQYQKRLRLTTARQIMLAEMKDAASAAYAVGYESASQFSREYARMFGAPPIRDVMAILGQGGASQSADMAPH
- a CDS encoding SDR family oxidoreductase translates to MSNPINHVENKTVIITGASSGIGEATARLLASRGANVVLGARRTERLDEIATEIEAAGGRAMARSVDVTNADSVEALVYNANNLYGRVDAIFNNAGVMPLAPMSALKTDEWDNMINVNIRGVLNGIAAVLPLFEQQGGGHVINTASIAAHNVYSSAAVYCGTKYAVWAISEGLRQESTNVRVTTISPGVVETELGHDISDPNSKELLTQFRQISLTPDAIARAVLYALDQPADVDINEVIVRPTASAF
- a CDS encoding Atu4866 domain-containing protein, yielding MNKSAEIAPHPYVGMWVTKDGHIRQKLRADGRYDEARGERKSAYQGDYQVSGNYITYQDDTGFTADGYFENDVLYHGGMVMFRETAKD
- a CDS encoding AbiV family abortive infection protein, with the translated sequence MVTKGKPEEFRGTLSPSTAAEGINAAFRNARRLLDDAKLLFSEMRYPTASSIAALAIEEAGKSSIIRSIVLAGDAPEVSKEWKRYRDHRSKNGAWILPSLAKDGGRYLKDFSSVVDRNGEHTVLLNSVKQLGLYTDCYGNSHWSEPEKVIDRELAGQLIHTAELLCIKRDVTVREIELWIEYIQPVNGTSKMAQGLIQWAEKMHEEGLSETTPEDFMQFVLGEWSS
- a CDS encoding nucleoside deaminase encodes the protein MSADSYMDMALEEARAAARRGEVPVGAVLVDADSGEVLARAGNLTEEMNDPTAHAEILVIRAAAGAKGEPRLPNCDLYVTLEPCPMCATAISFARLRRVYFGAYDPKGGGVDHGPRVFESTSCHHRPEVYGGIGEVEAAKLLRDFFGSLR
- a CDS encoding gamma-glutamyl-gamma-aminobutyrate hydrolase family protein, with translation MTTRKPIIGITLDSEEPGGYSKFPWYALRENYAGAVTEAGGIPMPLPHEVELVPDLLDLIDGLVVTGGAFDVDPSLFGATEKHDTVVTKDRRTKFEWAMAEGALKRDMPVLGICGGQQLLNVILGGSLIQHIPDAVENCLPHEQPNPRNEPGHDVTVEPDTLLAKIVGDVKSLSVNSAHHQAVAGVGPDVIINSYAPDGVIEGIEHPKYRYCLGVQWHPEFHISSGDAKIFDALISEARK